One genomic region from Prunus persica cultivar Lovell chromosome G3, Prunus_persica_NCBIv2, whole genome shotgun sequence encodes:
- the LOC18788014 gene encoding uncharacterized protein LOC18788014 — protein MPPRNKDSKGRIINASKSQDQDCYEGERLDRLFQSIQRKIESARLDSNCLPEKMWFKQQFAIGVNEVTRVLERMPPVTPMVAPSLASNRTKAPYIGLQAVLIASDCNPRWLSKHLPSLALSRKVPLIFLKDNKGASLRLGQLVQLKTAIAIGVKAKGNAINQLIEEILRGNTIQLGIERLNSTPMLTTAHGQVQR, from the exons ATGCCACCCAGAAACAAAGACTCTAAAGGGCGCATCATCAACGCTTCCAAGTCTCAAGACCAAGA TTGCTATGAAGGGGAACGTCTCGATCGTCTGTTCCAATCAATTCAGAG AAAGATAGAGTCAGCAAGACTTGATAGCAATTGTTTACCCGAAAAGATGTGGTTCAAG CAACAATTTGCAATAGGGGTGAATGAAGTCACTCGTGTCCTTGAACGCATGCCACCAGTGACACCAATGGTGGCGCCAAGCTTAGCTTCTAATCGTACTAAAGCACCATACATCGGGCTTCAGGCTGTTCTGATAGCTTCTGATTGCAATCCACGATGGCTGTCAAAGCATCTGCCAAGCTTGGCCCTGTCAAGGAAGGTCCCCTTGATCTTTCTCAAAGATAACAAGGGAGCTTCTTTAAGATTGGGTCAACTTGTTCAACTTAAAACCGCCATTGCCATTGGAGTTAAG GCCAAAGGAAATGCCATCAATCAACTTATTGAGGAAATTCTCCGCGGCAATACAATTCAACTTGGAATTGAACGCCTCAACTCGACTCCAATGCTTACAACAGCACATGGACAAGTCCAGAGATGA